The Anaerolineales bacterium genome includes a region encoding these proteins:
- a CDS encoding DUF3592 domain-containing protein yields the protein MNVKNRLLFFLTLSVGAVFLGWVVLANLHEYHNEWNQIRGTFFTNVHNWKTTTGRIQISEVYSETAGYRLVPFTTYRYRIRYTFQAGDRSYVSQRVSFASDGFPVRKDATLYNYLYPAGATIIVYYDPANPELSVLDPEKTADNLEAVGFLLLYAAGIGSALAVIALHGMRKGKPPAGSAHRHAEEPAPGASALPGP from the coding sequence ATGAATGTCAAAAATCGACTCCTGTTTTTCCTGACGCTCTCCGTTGGGGCGGTCTTCCTGGGATGGGTGGTGCTCGCAAACCTGCACGAATACCACAACGAGTGGAACCAAATCCGCGGGACTTTCTTCACAAACGTCCATAATTGGAAAACCACGACCGGGAGAATTCAGATATCCGAGGTGTATTCCGAAACCGCGGGGTACCGCCTGGTGCCGTTCACCACGTACCGATACCGGATTCGTTACACTTTTCAAGCGGGAGACCGGTCGTATGTATCCCAGCGTGTGTCTTTCGCCTCCGACGGGTTTCCGGTCCGGAAGGACGCCACCTTGTACAACTACTTGTATCCGGCGGGGGCGACCATCATCGTGTATTACGATCCCGCGAATCCGGAGCTCTCCGTATTGGATCCGGAAAAAACCGCGGACAATCTGGAGGCGGTCGGATTTCTCCTCCTGTACGCGGCCGGGATCGGTTCGGCGCTGGCGGTCATTGCGCTGCACGGCATGCGGAAGGGGAAACCTCCAGCGGGCTCCGCCCACCGGCATGCGGAAGAGCCCGCTCCCGGAGCGTCGGCGCTCCCCGGGCCGTAG